Proteins encoded in a region of the Desulfurispora thermophila DSM 16022 genome:
- a CDS encoding radical SAM protein, producing the protein MYKCAQCGEVVESRCKPGKCKSCGAPKEDLQKQEQPKKK; encoded by the coding sequence GTGTATAAATGCGCCCAGTGCGGGGAAGTGGTGGAAAGCCGTTGCAAGCCCGGCAAGTGCAAATCCTGCGGTGCACCCAAAGAGGATTTGCAAAAACAGGAGCAACCCAAGAAAAAATAG
- a CDS encoding chemotaxis protein CheW — protein MGGLEEQLVIFQLNDQQYALPIQETQEIIRMTAITQVPNTRHYVEGIINLRGSIVPVINLNKRLSLPVKEYDENTRIIVVEHAGQKVGMIVDNVLEVGRYTRDELEPPAVAGDGVEFLRGVVKKQDRLWLLLNLANVL, from the coding sequence ATGGGCGGGTTGGAAGAACAACTGGTTATTTTTCAGTTGAATGACCAGCAATATGCTTTGCCAATTCAAGAAACCCAGGAAATTATCCGCATGACGGCCATTACGCAGGTACCCAACACCAGGCACTATGTAGAGGGAATTATTAATTTGCGCGGCAGTATAGTACCCGTGATCAACCTGAATAAGCGGTTGTCATTGCCGGTGAAAGAGTATGATGAGAATACCCGGATTATCGTGGTGGAGCATGCCGGTCAGAAGGTGGGCATGATTGTGGACAATGTGCTGGAAGTTGGTCGCTATACCCGCGATGAACTGGAGCCTCCGGCCGTGGCGGGCGATGGGGTGGAGTTTTTGCGCGGTGTGGTCAAAAAGCAGGACCGGTTGTGGCTCTTGCTGAATCTGGCCAATGTTCTTTAA
- a CDS encoding CBS and ACT domain-containing protein: MFVRNCMTPNPITIKPDTPIFEALNIMKKNNIRQLPVVDKAGKLLGIVTEREILTVSPSPASTLSIYEMNYLLSKMQVKDIMNRQLVTVSPELNIEDAALIMRDKKIGSLLVIQEDALVGIITQTDIFDAMLKAFGIRKAGTRIVIETEDRVGALAELLQIVKEHRINVIGVASLEKSDRIVQIMLRLSTADASELVNDIKQKGFQVIAVS; this comes from the coding sequence ATGTTTGTGCGCAACTGTATGACTCCCAACCCGATTACCATCAAGCCCGATACTCCCATTTTCGAAGCGCTCAACATAATGAAGAAAAATAATATCCGCCAGCTGCCTGTGGTGGACAAGGCGGGCAAGCTGTTAGGCATTGTAACTGAAAGGGAGATTTTGACCGTTTCTCCTTCACCGGCTTCCACCTTGAGCATTTACGAGATGAATTACCTGCTATCCAAGATGCAGGTCAAGGATATTATGAACCGCCAGCTGGTGACAGTGTCTCCCGAATTGAACATTGAAGATGCGGCTTTGATTATGCGGGACAAAAAAATAGGCAGCTTGCTGGTGATACAGGAAGATGCTCTGGTGGGGATTATTACCCAGACCGATATTTTTGATGCCATGCTGAAAGCTTTTGGGATTCGCAAGGCGGGCACGCGCATTGTCATTGAAACCGAAGACCGGGTGGGCGCTCTGGCCGAGCTGTTGCAAATAGTAAAAGAGCACCGGATTAATGTAATTGGTGTGGCCAGCCTGGAGAAGTCCGACCGGATTGTGCAAATCATGCTGCGGCTGAGTACTGCGGATGCCAGTGAATTGGTGAACGACATCAAACAAAAAGGTTTTCAAGTAATCGCGGTTAGCTAA
- a CDS encoding TrkA C-terminal domain-containing protein: MLDEHGNHLMARYVSIAMDIATRIMRGEYREGQKIFGRSTLAGKYNVSPETIRRALTLLQDTGIVHVSPGVGVVVRSQKAAEAFLAECGQKEVLRGMQEKLHALLRQRDALNEEIDRLMHELLDYTMKMVGRLRRLDEIRVLPFSPLVGKSLAEVDFRSKTGATVLAIFRQGEEIYSPRADTVIQAGDVLLVVGHPENKEQLFSLVEPRQPES, from the coding sequence ATGCTGGATGAACACGGTAACCACTTGATGGCCCGCTATGTCAGTATAGCTATGGACATTGCTACCAGGATCATGCGCGGTGAGTACCGGGAGGGACAGAAAATTTTCGGCCGTTCCACTCTGGCCGGTAAGTACAATGTCTCGCCGGAAACCATCCGCCGGGCCCTCACTCTGCTGCAGGATACAGGAATTGTCCATGTTTCGCCCGGGGTGGGGGTGGTGGTGCGTTCCCAGAAGGCGGCCGAGGCTTTTTTGGCCGAGTGTGGTCAAAAGGAAGTACTGCGGGGCATGCAGGAGAAACTGCACGCCTTGCTCAGGCAACGCGATGCGCTGAATGAGGAAATTGACCGGCTCATGCATGAGTTGTTGGATTACACCATGAAAATGGTGGGGAGGCTGCGCCGGCTGGATGAAATCAGAGTCCTGCCTTTTTCGCCCCTGGTGGGTAAATCCCTGGCCGAAGTGGATTTCCGCAGTAAAACCGGTGCTACGGTGCTGGCCATTTTTCGGCAGGGGGAGGAAATTTATTCTCCCCGGGCTGATACGGTGATTCAGGCGGGTGATGTGTTGCTGGTGGTTGGTCACCCGGAAAACAAAGAACAGCTTTTTAGCCTGGTGGAACCCCGCCAGCCCGAGTCATGA
- the mtrB gene encoding trp RNA-binding attenuation protein MtrB: protein MGMGERNRPGSEYLPEIAGDYVAVKALENGVTIIGLTRGKDTRFHHTEKLDRGEVMIAQFTEHTSAIKIRGRAEIYTKHGKIRTDE, encoded by the coding sequence ATGGGCATGGGCGAAAGAAACAGGCCCGGGAGTGAATATCTACCCGAAATAGCCGGGGATTATGTGGCGGTCAAGGCGCTGGAGAATGGGGTAACTATTATTGGCTTGACCAGAGGAAAGGATACCAGGTTCCACCACACAGAAAAGCTGGACAGGGGCGAGGTAATGATTGCCCAGTTTACAGAGCATACCAGCGCCATTAAAATCCGTGGTCGGGCGGAGATATATACTAAACATGGCAAAATAAGAACGGATGAATAA
- the pfkA gene encoding 6-phosphofructokinase, whose amino-acid sequence MQRLGVLTSGGDSSGMNAAIRAVVRKAIYHGREVMGIMRGYNGLIEGDMQPMNLGSVADIIHRGGTILHTARSELFKTPEGRAKAYANVQRFGLQGLVVIGGDGSFRGALQFNREYNIPVIGVPGTIDNDIYGTDYSIGFDTAVNTVVDAINKIRDTATSHERTFIIEVMGRDSGWIALTAGLAGGAETILIPEKPLSIDELCDKLMRGYKRGKLHSIIIVAEGAASGLEVGRQIKEKTGFDTKVTILGHLQRGGTPTAFDRNLASRLGAAAVDLLLAGESGKMVGMISGKVVATDLQQAVQKKQLIDLDMYTLADILSI is encoded by the coding sequence GTGCAGCGATTGGGTGTTCTGACCAGTGGCGGAGATTCCTCGGGTATGAACGCTGCCATTCGGGCGGTAGTGAGGAAAGCTATTTATCACGGCCGGGAAGTTATGGGTATTATGCGCGGCTACAACGGCCTGATTGAAGGCGATATGCAGCCCATGAATTTGGGTTCGGTGGCCGATATTATTCACCGCGGGGGTACAATATTGCATACCGCCCGGTCCGAGCTGTTTAAAACACCGGAAGGCCGGGCTAAAGCGTATGCCAATGTGCAGCGCTTTGGTTTGCAGGGGCTGGTTGTGATCGGTGGTGATGGTTCATTCCGCGGCGCGCTGCAATTCAACCGGGAGTATAATATCCCGGTGATTGGCGTGCCGGGGACAATTGATAATGATATCTATGGCACGGATTATTCCATTGGTTTTGACACGGCCGTGAATACTGTGGTGGATGCCATAAATAAAATACGCGATACAGCTACGTCGCATGAGCGCACCTTTATTATAGAAGTAATGGGACGGGATTCGGGCTGGATCGCCCTGACAGCAGGACTGGCGGGCGGAGCCGAAACCATTCTCATCCCGGAAAAACCTCTTAGCATTGATGAACTTTGCGACAAACTGATGCGTGGCTACAAGCGGGGTAAATTACATAGCATTATAATTGTAGCGGAAGGGGCGGCCAGCGGATTGGAGGTAGGCCGTCAGATTAAGGAGAAAACCGGTTTTGATACCAAAGTTACCATACTGGGTCACCTGCAGCGGGGCGGAACACCTACAGCCTTTGACCGCAACCTGGCCAGCCGGCTGGGGGCGGCGGCAGTGGATTTACTTTTGGCCGGCGAAAGCGGTAAAATGGTGGGAATGATCAGCGGCAAAGTAGTGGCCACAGACCTCCAGCAGGCAGTGCAGAAAAAACAGCTGATAGATCTGGACATGTACACACTAGCGGACATCCTATCGATTTGA
- the pyk gene encoding pyruvate kinase, which translates to MRRTKIVCTIGPASERVPTLIRMIRAGMNVARLNFSHGTHEDHARRIAAVREAAAKTGQNVALLLDTKGPEIRLGYLEQEKVLLEAGKKVILTTEDVKGTVEILPVTYKGLPRDVVEGDTILIADGLIELRVTGKNRKQVECEVISGGEITSQKGVNLPGVNVNLPALTERDVDDILFGIKQGMDIIAASFIRKANDVLAIRQIVEESGADLDIIAKIESREGVANVDEIIKVADGIMVARGDLGVEIPVEEVPLVQKKIIEKCNRAGKPVITATQMLESMIQHPRPTRAEASDVANAIFDGTDAIMLSGETAAGKYPVEAVQTMARIAERAESSLQYDEILRRKAVALARTVTDSISHATCTIAADLDAAAIITSTETGYTAKMVSKYRPKAPIIAVTPDQSVLRKLALIWGVQPLLMPRVQDTDSMITAAIQASLDSGYISPGDLVVITAGVPVGVHGTTNLIKVHTAGDILARGTGIGQKAVTGVARVCHNIKEAQEKLQPGDILITEATDREYIGILDRAAALITEVGGLTSHAAIVGLEFGIPTVVGVECATALIKDGEVITVDGQRGLVYRGQARVL; encoded by the coding sequence TTGCGACGCACCAAGATTGTTTGTACAATAGGGCCGGCCAGTGAACGCGTTCCTACGTTGATCCGCATGATCAGGGCCGGCATGAATGTAGCCCGGTTAAATTTTTCCCATGGTACGCATGAAGACCATGCCCGGCGGATCGCGGCGGTCCGCGAAGCGGCGGCCAAAACCGGACAAAACGTAGCGTTGCTCCTGGATACAAAAGGCCCGGAAATCCGCCTGGGCTATTTGGAACAGGAAAAAGTACTGCTGGAAGCGGGTAAAAAAGTTATTTTGACCACGGAGGATGTCAAGGGCACGGTGGAAATCCTGCCCGTTACATATAAAGGGTTGCCGCGCGATGTGGTGGAAGGAGATACTATTTTAATAGCTGACGGTCTGATTGAACTGCGTGTCACCGGTAAAAACCGCAAGCAGGTGGAATGCGAGGTGATCAGCGGGGGTGAAATTACCTCGCAAAAAGGAGTGAATTTGCCGGGTGTTAATGTCAACCTGCCCGCTTTGACCGAGAGGGATGTGGATGATATCCTCTTTGGTATCAAGCAGGGAATGGATATTATTGCTGCTTCCTTTATTCGCAAAGCCAATGACGTACTGGCCATCCGGCAAATTGTGGAAGAGTCGGGAGCCGATTTAGATATTATTGCCAAGATTGAGAGCCGGGAAGGCGTGGCCAATGTGGACGAAATCATCAAAGTAGCGGATGGCATCATGGTGGCGCGTGGCGATCTGGGGGTGGAAATCCCGGTGGAAGAAGTACCCCTGGTGCAGAAGAAGATTATTGAGAAGTGCAACCGGGCCGGCAAGCCGGTAATCACAGCCACCCAGATGCTGGAGTCCATGATCCAGCATCCCCGTCCCACCAGGGCGGAAGCCAGCGATGTGGCCAATGCCATTTTTGACGGAACCGATGCCATCATGCTCTCCGGTGAAACGGCGGCCGGCAAATATCCGGTGGAAGCTGTGCAAACCATGGCCCGCATTGCAGAAAGAGCGGAATCTTCCCTGCAGTATGACGAGATCCTGCGCCGTAAAGCTGTGGCACTGGCCCGCACTGTGACCGACTCCATCAGCCATGCTACTTGCACCATTGCTGCCGATCTGGATGCGGCGGCCATCATCACCTCTACAGAAACCGGTTATACCGCGAAAATGGTCAGTAAATACCGTCCCAAGGCGCCAATTATTGCCGTCACGCCGGATCAGTCGGTGTTGCGCAAACTGGCGTTGATCTGGGGTGTCCAGCCGTTGCTCATGCCCCGGGTGCAGGATACCGACAGCATGATCACAGCTGCTATTCAGGCTTCGCTGGATAGCGGTTATATCAGCCCCGGCGACCTGGTGGTAATTACCGCCGGGGTGCCGGTGGGGGTGCATGGTACTACCAACCTGATCAAGGTGCACACGGCCGGCGACATTCTGGCCCGGGGTACGGGAATTGGTCAAAAGGCTGTTACCGGTGTGGCCAGGGTTTGCCATAATATCAAAGAAGCACAGGAGAAGCTCCAGCCGGGTGATATATTAATCACAGAAGCTACCGACCGGGAGTATATCGGTATATTGGACAGAGCGGCCGCTCTGATCACCGAGGTAGGTGGTTTGACTTCTCATGCAGCCATAGTGGGACTGGAATTCGGTATTCCCACGGTGGTGGGAGTGGAGTGCGCTACAGCTTTGATTAAAGACGGGGAAGTTATTACTGTGGATGGCCAGCGGGGACTGGTCTACCGGGGTCAGGCCAGAGTGTTGTAG
- a CDS encoding DedA family protein, giving the protein MLAQVIDCLIEFGWLALFLGAVIEALGLPFPGSVMLVFAGVLISRERLGLVAAVLAAVVGYNVGGGIAYFLGRFLGHPLGVSVMKWLKIEPEQLEQGFKYMQRSAGYYILLGHFLPMFSNLTPYLAGVSRVRAGVFFLYNSAFAIIWAFIYMGAGFYFSSYWERAAQFLQRHIYKVAVLGLVLYIMVVYLFKKKKVFLKNSK; this is encoded by the coding sequence TTGCTGGCGCAGGTGATTGATTGCCTGATTGAATTTGGTTGGTTGGCCCTGTTTCTGGGGGCCGTTATCGAAGCCCTGGGGCTGCCCTTTCCAGGTAGTGTAATGCTGGTATTTGCCGGTGTGTTGATTAGCCGGGAACGTTTGGGTTTGGTTGCTGCTGTACTGGCAGCCGTGGTTGGTTATAATGTGGGCGGTGGGATCGCTTATTTTTTGGGCCGTTTTTTGGGGCACCCCTTAGGGGTTAGTGTTATGAAATGGTTAAAAATTGAACCGGAACAGCTGGAGCAGGGATTTAAGTATATGCAACGTTCGGCCGGTTACTATATTTTGCTGGGCCATTTTTTGCCCATGTTCAGCAATCTGACGCCTTATCTGGCTGGAGTGAGCAGGGTACGAGCCGGCGTATTTTTTTTATATAATAGCGCATTTGCTATAATCTGGGCGTTTATCTACATGGGGGCCGGCTTTTATTTCAGTAGCTACTGGGAAAGAGCGGCGCAATTTTTGCAAAGGCATATTTATAAGGTTGCAGTACTGGGGCTCGTATTGTATATAATGGTTGTATATTTGTTCAAGAAAAAGAAGGTTTTTTTAAAAAATAGCAAATAA
- a CDS encoding O-acetyl-ADP-ribose deacetylase has translation MVGQTRVVLLQGDITEQDTQAIVNAANSRLAGGGGVDGAIHRAGGPAIMAQCDEIRARQGGCPTGQAVLTTGGRLKAQYVIHTVGPIWRGGDHNEDQLLASAYQSSLRLALQHGIKSVAFPSISTGAYGFPLERAAAVAVRAVEGFLLEQPLQEVRWVLFSQRDFQAYLRAWQERGYQQGKNVE, from the coding sequence ATGGTAGGACAAACCCGGGTTGTTTTGTTGCAGGGGGACATCACCGAGCAGGACACGCAGGCCATTGTTAATGCGGCCAACAGCCGCCTGGCCGGTGGTGGTGGTGTGGACGGAGCCATTCACCGGGCCGGCGGGCCCGCGATCATGGCCCAGTGCGACGAGATAAGAGCCCGCCAGGGCGGGTGCCCGACCGGGCAGGCAGTGCTGACCACTGGCGGGCGTTTGAAGGCACAATATGTAATTCACACCGTAGGTCCTATTTGGCGAGGTGGGGACCATAACGAAGACCAGCTGTTGGCCAGCGCATATCAAAGCAGCTTGCGCCTGGCACTCCAGCACGGGATTAAATCAGTGGCTTTTCCTTCCATCAGCACCGGGGCATATGGTTTTCCCCTGGAGCGGGCGGCTGCGGTAGCTGTCCGGGCTGTGGAGGGCTTTCTCCTGGAGCAACCCTTGCAAGAGGTACGCTGGGTTTTGTTCAGCCAGCGTGATTTCCAGGCCTATTTACGGGCCTGGCAAGAGCGGGGATATCAGCAGGGAAAAAATGTCGAATAA
- a CDS encoding HD-GYP domain-containing protein produces the protein MRRVPVTALHAGMKIARPVYSAGGQMLLSAGLELTERYIERLGKLGINFVYVEDGLLPDLEVDDVISDETRSRARSLMRELLQSSTGKRVDIKRCLLLSKEIQSVVENIVDELLGNKNLIFDMMDIRTHDDYTFAHSVNVGVLAVMAGLAMKMPRERLLQLGKGAMLHDIGKIDLPLSILNKPGKLTEDEFDQIKKHCQVGMQILKHSGYVNIVEAAVALQHHERYDGSGYPGGLRGEQIHLFSRITSIADVYDAITSNRVYRPAFPPHEAYELLAAGGGSMFDYEIVRIFIEIIAPYPLGTIVELSNGEIAAVVENIPGFNLYPRVRVLFDPYGQEVGEMKEYFLARQRDIVIHKVIDDVFKYVKERSAQKKSG, from the coding sequence TTGCGCCGCGTACCTGTAACAGCCCTGCATGCGGGAATGAAGATAGCTCGCCCTGTGTACAGCGCTGGTGGACAGATGCTGCTCAGTGCCGGCCTGGAGTTGACCGAGCGGTATATTGAGCGTCTGGGAAAGCTGGGCATCAACTTTGTTTATGTGGAAGACGGGCTGTTGCCAGACCTGGAAGTGGACGATGTAATCAGTGATGAGACAAGAAGCCGGGCGCGTTCCCTGATGCGGGAACTGTTACAGTCCAGTACGGGTAAAAGGGTTGACATAAAAAGGTGTCTGCTTCTGAGCAAAGAAATTCAGTCCGTAGTGGAGAATATTGTTGATGAATTGCTCGGCAATAAAAATTTGATCTTTGACATGATGGATATTCGTACGCACGACGATTACACTTTTGCGCACAGTGTAAATGTCGGTGTTCTGGCCGTGATGGCGGGACTGGCCATGAAAATGCCCCGGGAGCGGCTTTTGCAGCTGGGCAAGGGGGCCATGTTGCATGATATTGGTAAAATCGACTTGCCGCTCAGTATTTTAAACAAGCCAGGTAAATTGACGGAGGATGAGTTTGATCAGATAAAAAAGCACTGCCAGGTCGGTATGCAAATTCTCAAGCACAGCGGATATGTAAATATTGTGGAGGCGGCGGTGGCGCTGCAACACCACGAGCGGTACGACGGTAGCGGTTATCCGGGTGGCCTGAGAGGTGAACAAATTCACTTGTTTTCGCGTATTACTTCAATTGCCGATGTCTATGATGCCATCACGTCCAACCGGGTTTACCGGCCGGCCTTCCCGCCCCACGAGGCTTATGAGCTTCTGGCGGCCGGGGGCGGTAGTATGTTTGACTATGAGATTGTCCGGATTTTTATAGAAATAATAGCTCCTTATCCTTTGGGAACCATTGTGGAACTGAGCAATGGAGAGATAGCTGCCGTGGTGGAAAACATTCCCGGTTTCAACCTCTACCCCCGCGTGCGGGTGCTATTTGATCCTTACGGGCAAGAGGTGGGCGAGATGAAAGAATATTTCCTGGCCAGGCAGCGGGATATTGTAATCCACAAGGTAATCGATGACGTTTTTAAGTATGTAAAAGAGAGGTCAGCACAAAAAAAGTCAGGTTGA
- a CDS encoding UPF0280 family protein, whose translation MTYYHRTYRQLHQSSDLVHFTIQVQETDLDIGVRKESFQHWLPEKTRQAVIACRSPLEEYIKQDPFFARTLHPYQPPAWAPPIAHRMATAATKAGVGPMAAVAGTIAWQIGLFLGKYSRDLIVENGGDIFIRTRRTRRIAVFAGNSPLSNRIALEVKPQDGPLGICTSSGSVGHSLSFGSADAVVVISPDPPLADAVATATGNLVKSAQDLEKALDFALSIPGITGALIILGHQLAVKGLVRLCPLPT comes from the coding sequence ATGACTTACTATCACCGTACCTACCGGCAACTGCACCAATCCTCCGATTTAGTACATTTCACCATTCAGGTACAGGAAACCGACCTGGACATAGGAGTACGCAAAGAATCTTTTCAACACTGGCTACCGGAAAAAACACGGCAGGCTGTTATAGCCTGCCGTTCCCCTCTGGAAGAATATATCAAACAGGACCCGTTTTTCGCCCGCACTTTGCATCCTTACCAGCCTCCGGCCTGGGCACCACCCATCGCTCACCGTATGGCTACCGCCGCCACCAAAGCAGGTGTTGGACCCATGGCCGCCGTAGCCGGCACCATCGCCTGGCAGATTGGCCTTTTCCTGGGCAAATACAGCCGCGACCTCATTGTGGAAAATGGCGGCGACATTTTTATCCGCACCAGGCGCACCCGGCGCATCGCCGTATTCGCTGGTAATTCTCCTCTAAGCAACCGCATTGCCCTGGAAGTGAAACCGCAGGACGGCCCCCTGGGCATTTGCACCTCATCCGGTTCTGTAGGTCACTCTTTAAGTTTTGGCTCAGCCGACGCCGTGGTGGTTATTTCTCCCGACCCGCCGCTGGCCGATGCCGTAGCCACAGCCACCGGCAACCTGGTCAAATCTGCGCAAGATTTAGAGAAAGCGCTGGACTTTGCCTTGAGCATCCCCGGTATCACCGGTGCCCTGATTATTCTGGGCCACCAACTGGCAGTCAAGGGGTTGGTAAGGCTTTGTCCGTTGCCAACCTGA
- a CDS encoding NIL domain-containing protein, with amino-acid sequence MSPRKIVLRFGPDISDKPVIYRLVKDYDLLVNIVKANVNPQKEGTMVLELTGEQYDRGLEYLRSCGVIVQDLTQEIVRNEEKCTSCGACTAICPTGALHIQRPEMVVCFNSDDCVVCQLCVRACPVKAMEVRL; translated from the coding sequence ATGTCACCCAGAAAAATAGTCCTGCGCTTTGGCCCCGATATTTCAGATAAACCTGTAATCTACCGCCTGGTCAAAGACTATGACCTGTTGGTAAATATTGTTAAAGCAAACGTCAACCCGCAAAAAGAGGGTACCATGGTGTTGGAGCTGACCGGGGAACAATACGACCGGGGACTGGAATACCTGCGCAGCTGCGGCGTTATTGTACAGGACCTGACCCAGGAAATAGTGCGCAATGAAGAAAAATGTACCTCCTGCGGTGCTTGCACAGCCATCTGCCCCACCGGTGCCCTGCACATCCAGCGCCCGGAAATGGTAGTTTGCTTCAACAGCGACGACTGCGTAGTTTGCCAGCTGTGCGTGCGGGCCTGCCCGGTGAAGGCAATGGAGGTACGATTGTAA
- a CDS encoding homocysteine biosynthesis protein → MSLEKTYAEINAKIKAGKAVVVTAEELIQIVEEKGISRATREVDVVTTGTFAPMCSSGAFLNFGHSQPRMKMQKVWLNGVPAYAGIAAVDAYIGATELPEDDPLNSNYPGEFRYGGGHVIQDLVAGKPVKLRAISYGTDCYPRRQLETTITLSDINEAILFNPRNAYQNYNCAVNLGNKTIYTYMGMLKPNLGNAHYSTSGQLSPLLKDPHFKTIGIGTRIFLGGGIGYVAWHGTQHFPAIQKDSAGNDCGPAGGTLAVIGDLKQMSPEWLVGTSYLGYGATLSVGIGVPIPLLNEEITLYAAATDRDLYAPIVDYSEAYPNRQPGNLGYVSYAELKSGKINVQGKEVPTAPLSSYPRAKKIAAILKDWIASGQFLLTEPVKLLPGPEAGLCGKPLHSKE, encoded by the coding sequence ATGAGCCTGGAGAAAACATATGCCGAAATTAATGCCAAGATCAAGGCCGGCAAAGCTGTGGTGGTCACAGCGGAAGAATTGATTCAAATTGTTGAGGAAAAAGGCATTAGCCGCGCCACCCGGGAAGTAGACGTGGTCACTACTGGTACCTTCGCCCCCATGTGCTCTTCGGGCGCTTTCCTGAATTTTGGCCATTCCCAGCCGCGGATGAAAATGCAAAAAGTTTGGCTGAACGGCGTCCCCGCCTATGCCGGCATTGCCGCTGTGGATGCCTATATCGGCGCTACCGAACTGCCGGAAGACGACCCCTTAAACAGCAACTATCCCGGTGAGTTCCGTTATGGTGGCGGTCATGTCATTCAGGACCTGGTAGCAGGTAAACCGGTAAAACTGAGAGCAATCAGCTACGGCACCGACTGCTACCCCCGCCGGCAGCTGGAAACCACCATCACATTAAGCGACATCAACGAGGCCATCCTTTTCAACCCGCGCAATGCTTACCAGAACTACAACTGCGCAGTCAACCTGGGCAACAAGACCATATACACATATATGGGCATGCTCAAACCAAACCTGGGCAACGCGCACTATTCTACATCGGGACAGCTCAGCCCGTTGCTCAAAGACCCTCATTTTAAAACCATTGGCATTGGCACCCGCATTTTCCTGGGCGGTGGGATTGGTTATGTAGCCTGGCACGGCACCCAGCATTTCCCTGCCATCCAAAAGGACAGTGCCGGCAACGATTGCGGTCCGGCCGGCGGTACCCTGGCTGTAATCGGCGACTTAAAACAAATGAGTCCGGAATGGCTGGTGGGAACCAGTTATCTGGGTTATGGGGCCACCCTATCCGTAGGCATTGGTGTACCCATTCCTCTATTAAACGAGGAAATCACTCTCTATGCCGCAGCCACAGACAGGGATCTATACGCCCCCATTGTGGACTACAGTGAAGCTTATCCCAACCGGCAGCCCGGCAACCTGGGTTATGTCAGTTACGCCGAGCTCAAGTCGGGAAAAATAAATGTACAGGGCAAGGAAGTGCCAACCGCCCCGCTATCCAGTTACCCGCGGGCCAAAAAGATTGCCGCTATCCTGAAAGATTGGATTGCCAGCGGCCAGTTTCTGCTCACAGAACCGGTAAAACTATTACCCGGACCGGAAGCGGGTCTGTGCGGCAAACCGCTCCATTCTAAGGAATAG
- the sigK gene encoding RNA polymerase sporulation sigma factor SigK codes for MLAGVWALALLSLVHGLVMLVSHIAQNSFPRPLNEKEEQDYLEQALQGNQQARQVLIEHNLRLVAHIIKKFDDRSEDFDDLISIGTIGLIKAINTYRPDKTTRLATYASRCIENEILMYFRSRKKKRHECSLYDPIGQDKEGHELCLIDILGTPADSVPEQINTNVTREIIRNKLAELPFQEQQVLALRFGLTNGVCFTQREIAQKMGISRSYVSRIEKRALQRLTEHLNRANILH; via the coding sequence ATGCTGGCTGGGGTGTGGGCACTGGCTTTACTGTCCCTGGTACACGGCCTGGTAATGCTTGTCTCCCACATTGCTCAAAACAGTTTTCCCAGACCACTGAATGAAAAAGAAGAGCAAGACTATCTGGAACAGGCACTACAGGGAAACCAACAGGCCAGGCAGGTTCTAATTGAACACAACCTGCGCCTCGTCGCCCACATTATTAAAAAATTTGATGACCGCAGTGAAGACTTTGATGACTTGATTTCGATCGGCACCATAGGTCTCATCAAGGCCATCAACACCTACCGACCGGACAAAACCACCCGTCTGGCCACATATGCTTCTCGCTGCATTGAAAATGAGATACTCATGTACTTCCGCAGCAGAAAGAAAAAGCGTCATGAATGTTCACTATACGATCCTATCGGGCAGGACAAAGAAGGTCATGAATTATGCCTGATTGATATTCTGGGCACACCGGCCGACAGCGTTCCTGAACAGATCAATACCAATGTTACCCGGGAAATCATCCGTAACAAACTGGCAGAGTTGCCTTTTCAAGAGCAGCAGGTGCTGGCCCTGCGCTTTGGGTTAACCAACGGTGTGTGCTTCACCCAGAGAGAAATTGCCCAAAAAATGGGCATTTCCCGCTCATATGTTTCCCGCATCGAAAAGCGCGCTTTGCAACGCCTGACAGAACATTTAAATAGGGCAAATATATTGCATTGA